Proteins encoded by one window of Lathyrus oleraceus cultivar Zhongwan6 chromosome 1, CAAS_Psat_ZW6_1.0, whole genome shotgun sequence:
- the LOC127112050 gene encoding uncharacterized protein LOC127112050, whose translation MASASAKPIFKDGEAQGDGIWETVKNGLHNPTSVINGVGTPKIKSSYDEDDKKKIRNEKKAINILQSALSINEFFRISQWKSAKEIWDTLVETHEGTTKVKRSILNTLSQEYEMFRMQPGESIVALQKRFVHLTNHLIALGKTFTNDDLNLKMLRSLTREWQPKVAAISEKKSLSTMTSASLFGKLQEHELELGRLKKHENQEKKSKGIALKVDSKEDRNDGVSEEDANFMLLQGHIKSDCPKLSKKGGFKGKKDFKNKKAYVAWEDNEISSSSKSESDECANLTLMASHHSDDEEDEVSNEFSLFDSDAQGATNELLEECKILYTWTFFLVQKNDAFKAFKKYAKQVQNEKSLTIASIRSDHGGEFQNASFKEFCEEHGIFHNFSAPRTPQQNGAVERKNRSLVELA comes from the exons ATGGCTTCCGCAAGCGCAAAACCGATTTTTAAAGATGGAG aagcacaaggagatGGTATCTGGGAAACCGTTAAAAATGGTCTGCATAATCCAACAAGTGTGATCAATGGTGTTGGCACCCCAAAGATCAAAAGTTcgtatgatgaagatgataagaagAAAATACGTAATGAGAAGAAGGCCATCAACATTCTTCAAAGTGCATTAAGTATCAatgagttcttccgcatatctcaatggaaaTCTGCGAAAGAAATATGGGATACCTTGGTGGAGACTCACGAAGGAACCACTAAAGTCAAAAGATCCATATTAAATACATTGAGTCAAGAATACGAAATGTTCAGAATGCAGCCCGGAGAATCCATCGTTGCCTTACAGAAAAGATTTGTTCACTTAACGAATCACTTAATCGCTCTTGGAAAGACCTTCacaaatgatgatctcaaccttaAAATGCTTAGATCCTTGACTAGAGAATGGCAACCAAAAGTAGCGGCCATATCGGAGAAGAAAAGTCTTTCCACTATGACGTCCGCATCATtatttggaaaacttcaagaacatgaaCTTGAACTTGGAAGACTCAAAAAGCATGAAAACCAAGAGAAGAAATCCAAAGGAATTGCTTTAAAAGTAGATTCAAAGGAAGATAGAAATGATGGCGTATCGGAGGAAGATGCaaatttcatgctcctt caaggtcaCATAAAGTCGGATTGTCCGAAACTCTCAAAGAAAGGTGGCTTTAAAggcaagaaggatttcaagaatAAAAAGGCATATGTTGCATGGGAAGATAATGAGATAAGTTCTTCATCCAAATCAGAAAGCGATGAATGTGCAAATCTAACATTAATGGCCTCACACCATTCCgacgatgaagaagatgaggttagTAATGAGTTTTCTCTTTTTGATAGTGATGCACAAGGTGCTACAAATGAACTTCTTGAAGAATGCAAAATTCt atatactTGGACTTTCTTCTTAGTGCAGAAAAATGATGCATTTAAGGCATTCAAGAAATATGCGAAGCAAGTCCAAAATGAGAAATCGCTAActattgcctccataagaagcgaccatggtggagaattccaaaatgcctCCTTCAAAGAGTTTTGCGAAGAACATGGAATCTTTCATAATTTCTCGGCACCAAGaactcctcaacaaaatggagcGGTGGAGAGAAAAAATAGGTCACTTGTGGAACTTGCATGA
- the LOC127076383 gene encoding tRNA (guanine(9)-N1)-methyltransferase isoform X2, whose product MTEVEANGDGEAGVPPPKSETQDSTENNGNSSEPAVSKSALKKQARQQRWEAKKAEKKAAAKEQKKKETERKRKEWEESLASIPEDERTKFIESRISLRKERMEQKTLEKNSKKERLNKAKEQGQNVVVDLQFSHLMTPSEIRSLVQQIMYCYAVNGRCESPAHLWLTGCEGEMDDQLKKIPGFDKWIIEKENKPYIEALQDRKDDLVYLTADSETVLEELDLKKIYIIGGLVDRNRWKGITMEKAQEQGIQTAKLPISNFLKMSSSQVFFYPLYCCSIQGGRVYATLSKINNIALTTKVCTL is encoded by the exons ATGACGGAAGTGGAGGCAAACGGCGACGGCGAAGCCGGTGTTCCACCGCCGAAGTCGGAAACACAAGATTCCACTGAAAACAACGGAAACTCCTCAGAGCCAGCAGTATCGAAGAGCGCGCTGAAGAAACAAGCGAGACAACAGAGATGGGAGGCAAAGAAGGCAGAGAAGAAAGCAGCGGCGAAGGAACAGAAGAAGAAGGAAACCGAACGGAAACGGAAGGAGTGGGAAGAAAGCCTCGCCAGTATACCTGAGGATGAAAGAACGAAATTCATCGAATCAAGGATTAGTCTCCGTAAGGAGAGAATGGAGCAGAAAACATTGGAGAAAAATAGCAAGAAAGAGAGGCTCAATAAGGCTAAAGAACAAGGACAAAATGTCGTCGTTGATCTTCAGTTCTCGCATCTCATGACTCCTTCAGAAATCCGCAGTCTCGTTCAACAG ATAATGTATTGCTATGCGGTGAATGGAAGGTGTGAGTCCCCTGCACATCTTTGGCTAACAGGCTGCGAAGGAGAGATGGATGATCAATTGAAAAAGATACCAGGATTTGATAAGTGGATAATTGAGAAGGAAAATAAGCCTTATATTGAAGCATTGCAAGATCGTAAGGATGATTTGGTGTATCTAACGGCTGACTCAGAGACTGTTCTTGAAGAGCTTGATTTGAAGAAGATATATATAATTGGCGGGTTAGTGGATAGGAATAGGTGGAAAGGGATAACTATGGAGAAAGCACAAGAGCAAGGAATTCAAACGGCTAAACTCCCTATTTCTAATTTCTTGAAGATGTCTAGTTCTCAG GTATTCTTCTATCCTCTGTACTGCTGTAGCATTCAAGGGGGCCGGGTCTATGCGACGCTATCTAAGATTAACAACATAGCTTTGACTACTAAAGTTTGTACTTTATAA
- the LOC127076383 gene encoding tRNA (guanine(9)-N1)-methyltransferase isoform X1: protein MTEVEANGDGEAGVPPPKSETQDSTENNGNSSEPAVSKSALKKQARQQRWEAKKAEKKAAAKEQKKKETERKRKEWEESLASIPEDERTKFIESRISLRKERMEQKTLEKNSKKERLNKAKEQGQNVVVDLQFSHLMTPSEIRSLVQQIMYCYAVNGRCESPAHLWLTGCEGEMDDQLKKIPGFDKWIIEKENKPYIEALQDRKDDLVYLTADSETVLEELDLKKIYIIGGLVDRNRWKGITMEKAQEQGIQTAKLPISNFLKMSSSQVLTVNQVVEILLKFIETRDWKTSFFAVIPQRKRSQADSEGNTDNAVVEEEDEEEREQNDDPLTSKKQCVEEIPSNKLVDGL, encoded by the exons ATGACGGAAGTGGAGGCAAACGGCGACGGCGAAGCCGGTGTTCCACCGCCGAAGTCGGAAACACAAGATTCCACTGAAAACAACGGAAACTCCTCAGAGCCAGCAGTATCGAAGAGCGCGCTGAAGAAACAAGCGAGACAACAGAGATGGGAGGCAAAGAAGGCAGAGAAGAAAGCAGCGGCGAAGGAACAGAAGAAGAAGGAAACCGAACGGAAACGGAAGGAGTGGGAAGAAAGCCTCGCCAGTATACCTGAGGATGAAAGAACGAAATTCATCGAATCAAGGATTAGTCTCCGTAAGGAGAGAATGGAGCAGAAAACATTGGAGAAAAATAGCAAGAAAGAGAGGCTCAATAAGGCTAAAGAACAAGGACAAAATGTCGTCGTTGATCTTCAGTTCTCGCATCTCATGACTCCTTCAGAAATCCGCAGTCTCGTTCAACAG ATAATGTATTGCTATGCGGTGAATGGAAGGTGTGAGTCCCCTGCACATCTTTGGCTAACAGGCTGCGAAGGAGAGATGGATGATCAATTGAAAAAGATACCAGGATTTGATAAGTGGATAATTGAGAAGGAAAATAAGCCTTATATTGAAGCATTGCAAGATCGTAAGGATGATTTGGTGTATCTAACGGCTGACTCAGAGACTGTTCTTGAAGAGCTTGATTTGAAGAAGATATATATAATTGGCGGGTTAGTGGATAGGAATAGGTGGAAAGGGATAACTATGGAGAAAGCACAAGAGCAAGGAATTCAAACGGCTAAACTCCCTATTTCTAATTTCTTGAAGATGTCTAGTTCTCAG GTTCTTACTGTGAATCAAGTTGTAGAAATACTACTCAAGTTCATTGAGACAAGGGACTGGAAAACTTCTTTCTTCGCAGTTATCCCTCAGAGGAAAAGATCTCAAGCAGATTCAGAAGGAAATACAGATAATGCTgtagtagaagaagaagatgaagaagagcGTGAACAAAACGATGATCCATTGACAAGTAAAAAGCAATGTGTTGAGGAGATCCCTTCTAACAAACTTGTTGATGGCCTGTAG